In Desulfovibrionales bacterium, the following proteins share a genomic window:
- the cfa gene encoding cyclopropane fatty acyl phospholipid synthase has translation MKAAKAKEILQAVLAQAGIVIDGKGDSDIRVRDGRFYERALARGALGVGEAYMDGWWETYRLDVLAEKALAKDIEFSINDLSLTSRAALAWGCLSARVLNQQNERRCLCAAAHYNLDNELFRSMLDKRMVYSCAYWKNARTLDEAQEAKLELVCRKLYLRPGMRVLDIGCGWGSFARFAAENYGVSVVGITISKEQCALAEKMCAGLPVQIRLQDYRALRSDGAFDAAVSLGMLEHVGFRNYRRYMSVVKRNLRPGALFLIQTIGGNISVTDMDAWFNRYIFPRAMLPSVSQIARACEGIFVIEDWHNFGPDYDKTLMAWFQNFDKNWNKFHGKYGETFYRMWKYYLLTCAGSFRARKNQLWQIVLSDSGVRGGYVPVR, from the coding sequence ATGAAGGCAGCGAAAGCCAAAGAAATTCTTCAGGCCGTCCTGGCCCAGGCCGGTATCGTCATAGACGGCAAGGGAGATTCTGATATTAGGGTCAGGGATGGACGTTTTTATGAGCGGGCGCTTGCCCGCGGGGCTTTGGGCGTGGGCGAGGCCTATATGGACGGCTGGTGGGAGACGTACAGACTGGATGTCCTGGCAGAGAAGGCGTTAGCGAAGGACATAGAGTTTAGTATAAATGATCTCAGCCTGACCAGCAGGGCAGCGCTCGCATGGGGATGCCTTTCGGCCCGGGTTCTTAATCAGCAGAACGAGAGACGCTGCCTCTGTGCCGCTGCCCATTATAATCTGGATAACGAGCTGTTTCGCTCCATGCTCGATAAACGGATGGTCTATAGTTGCGCCTATTGGAAAAACGCAAGGACATTGGACGAGGCCCAGGAAGCCAAACTGGAACTGGTTTGCAGGAAACTCTATCTGCGTCCGGGCATGCGGGTTTTGGATATTGGCTGCGGGTGGGGCAGCTTTGCCAGGTTCGCTGCCGAGAACTACGGCGTTTCAGTCGTGGGGATAACTATCTCCAAAGAACAATGTGCGCTGGCCGAAAAAATGTGCGCCGGATTACCGGTCCAGATCAGGTTGCAGGACTATCGTGCGCTCCGTAGCGACGGCGCTTTCGATGCCGCAGTTTCGCTGGGGATGCTGGAGCATGTCGGCTTCAGGAATTATCGCAGGTACATGAGCGTCGTCAAGCGCAATCTCAGGCCGGGCGCGCTCTTTCTCATACAAACCATTGGCGGTAATATTTCAGTAACCGATATGGACGCCTGGTTCAACAGGTATATCTTCCCACGCGCCATGTTGCCCTCCGTATCCCAGATTGCCAGGGCGTGCGAAGGGATATTTGTGATCGAAGATTGGCACAATTTTGGGCCTGACTACGACAAGACGTTGATGGCCTGGTTTCAAAACTTCGATAAAAACTGGAACAAGTTTCACGGGAAATACGGGGAGACATTCTATCGAATGTGGAAGTACTACCTTCTCACCTGCGCAGGGTCGTTCAGGGCCAGAAAGAACCAGCTTTGGCAGATTGTGCTCTCTGATTCCGGGGTCAGGGGAGGCTATGTGCCTGTCCGGTAA
- the arfB gene encoding alternative ribosome rescue aminoacyl-tRNA hydrolase ArfB gives MIRVSSKIMLDDNELHFRFVRSSGPGGQKVNKVATAVQLRFDVIRSPSLPPEIRERLLRIAGKKVTESGMFIIQAQRFRTQERNLQDAIDRLAALIRRAAEIPKPRRKTMAPLASRRRRIEAKQRRSQTKRMRRLIHPSEE, from the coding sequence ATGATTCGGGTCTCGTCAAAAATTATGCTGGACGATAACGAGCTTCACTTCAGGTTTGTGCGCTCCTCCGGACCCGGCGGGCAGAAGGTAAACAAGGTAGCAACTGCCGTTCAGCTCCGTTTCGATGTAATCCGCTCCCCTTCACTTCCGCCCGAGATTCGTGAGCGGCTGCTGCGCATCGCCGGGAAGAAGGTCACTGAGTCCGGGATGTTCATTATCCAGGCTCAACGCTTTCGCACGCAAGAACGAAATCTCCAGGACGCAATCGATCGACTGGCAGCGCTGATCCGCAGAGCGGCAGAAATACCGAAGCCTCGCCGTAAGACCATGGCCCCCCTTGCGTCACGGAGACGCCGCATAGAAGCAAAACAGCGGCGCAGTCAGACCAAACGCATGCGACGACTAATCCACCCCTCTGAGGAGTAG
- a CDS encoding cytochrome c3 family protein, giving the protein MVGNPAPQATLRIPLQGINISSLSATLALVVFLILSIPVTAIAAVTGPCVNCHTMHNSQGGAAMATYGGETGPNSLLTRGSCIGCHAQGTASKIVTIGGSDIPQIYHTDGSGDLAGGNFKYLDTDDNRGHNVSDFGNPDGTLNSAPGHHSTTEPTTNTLTCAGHNGCHGYRRFNYGSGLSTLKGAHHGNVDGKCDSATTVANSYRFLYNVKGFENMGANKYQNLNATDHNEYFGTTSPGETGCLDCHDMADDMKIKSPNNTISGFCSTCHYNFHKLSGIGGSTTGPFTRHPTDVVLPDDVAKEYKDYTTYSVEAPVGRTTVPDAPSGTVTPGTDVVTCLSCHAAHATNYPDMLRWDYTTMIAGGGSNTTGCFTCHTQKDD; this is encoded by the coding sequence ATGGTAGGTAATCCAGCACCGCAGGCTACTTTAAGAATACCCCTTCAGGGGATAAATATATCGTCACTGTCAGCTACGCTGGCGTTGGTTGTTTTCTTGATATTGTCTATTCCGGTGACTGCTATTGCCGCAGTCACCGGCCCCTGTGTCAACTGCCACACTATGCACAACAGTCAGGGTGGGGCAGCCATGGCTACATATGGGGGTGAAACAGGCCCTAATTCTTTGCTTACTCGCGGAAGCTGTATAGGTTGCCATGCCCAAGGCACCGCTAGCAAGATTGTAACTATAGGTGGTAGCGATATTCCCCAGATTTATCACACGGATGGGTCCGGGGATTTGGCTGGTGGAAATTTTAAGTATCTTGATACAGATGATAACAGGGGGCATAATGTCAGTGATTTCGGCAACCCCGATGGCACCTTGAATAGTGCGCCAGGTCATCATTCTACTACTGAGCCCACAACAAATACACTTACCTGTGCCGGACATAACGGCTGCCATGGTTATCGCAGATTTAACTACGGGAGTGGTTTGTCCACGTTAAAAGGTGCTCATCATGGGAATGTGGATGGCAAGTGCGACTCTGCCACTACTGTAGCAAACTCATACCGGTTCCTATACAATGTTAAGGGCTTTGAAAACATGGGAGCAAATAAGTATCAGAACCTGAATGCCACTGATCATAATGAATATTTTGGCACAACCAGCCCGGGGGAGACCGGGTGCCTTGACTGTCATGACATGGCCGATGACATGAAAATAAAGTCTCCTAATAACACAATAAGCGGTTTTTGCTCTACCTGCCATTACAATTTTCATAAGTTAAGCGGGATAGGGGGTAGCACCACGGGGCCCTTCACGAGACATCCAACTGATGTTGTTTTACCTGACGATGTTGCTAAAGAATACAAGGACTATACAACTTACAGTGTAGAAGCCCCAGTTGGCAGGACAACAGTCCCTGATGCACCAAGTGGTACCGTCACGCCGGGAACAGATGTTGTCACCTGTCTTTCCTGCCACGCCGCCCATGCCACGAATTACCCTGACATGCTAAGGTGGGACTACACAACTATGATTGCAGGCGGGGGATCTAATACTACCGGATGCTTCACCTGCCATACGCAGAAGGATGACTGA
- a CDS encoding PAS domain-containing protein, translating to MKDEDKTKKQLLNELLELRQRISELEASGEECNRAEQSWRESEERFRTIVNSALDSIFIKDGSCKYQFVNTAMERLFGVPASELLGKTDEELFGKDAGKHISEIDRRVLQGKVVEEEHTKPVHNVLTTFHVIKVPMKDTDGNIVGLCGIARDITERKQAEQALRKAHEELERRVEERTAELAAKNEQLELEITERKRAEEALRALSGRQEAMLAAIPDIIMEVDADKVYTWANEAGFGFFGKDVIGKDAAYYFEGEQDTYQVVDPLFSGEENVFYVESWQRRLDGVPRLLAWWCRAVKNEAGVVTGAISTARDITECKRQEEALRAAIRTAENERLKAESIIESIGEPLGIIDTDFRFVYQNKVHRDSYGEHAGQICYKAIKNRDEICEGCQMAKSFSDGNIHTTERIVPRRDGPLYVVNTASPLRDSTGKIVAGVEIITDITDWRQAEEALRKAEEEKRIILETMSELVIYVDTNMNILWVNRAAADSAGSTADVLVGSYCYKEWFQRSEPCPHCPAQKILETGQPQEGETYSPDGRVWHFRGYPVKDDNGEIVAVVEVVQEITERKRMEEEKKKLEAQLQQAQKMEAIGTLAGGIAHDFNNLLMGIQGYTSLMLLHINSNHAYFEDLKRIEAAVGKGADLTRQLLGFARGGKYEVKATDPNMFIEKNLGMFGRTRKEIRIHKKYQKDIWPVEVDQGQIDQVLLNLCVNAWQAMPGGGDLYIETSNVVLDKDYASPFGVKAGNYVKISLTDTGVGMDEATQKRIFEPFFTTREMGQGTGLGLASAYGIIKNHGGIINVYSEKGKGTTFNIYLSASGKKVETEDKNPADEMLRGAEAVLLVDDEDMILGVGEKILRAMGYKVLLAASGKEAVEAYKKHKDEINLVILDMIMPDMSGSEVYDIIKEINPAVRVLLSSGYSITGQAAGILERGCDGFIQKPFDIKALSHKIREVLERQ from the coding sequence ATGAAAGATGAAGATAAGACAAAAAAGCAACTGCTGAATGAATTATTAGAATTGCGGCAGCGGATATCTGAACTGGAAGCATCAGGAGAGGAGTGCAATCGGGCAGAGCAGTCATGGAGAGAAAGCGAAGAACGATTTCGGACTATTGTAAATTCCGCACTGGATTCAATTTTCATTAAGGACGGTTCCTGTAAGTATCAGTTTGTGAATACTGCCATGGAGAGGCTATTTGGTGTTCCGGCTTCGGAGCTATTGGGAAAAACCGATGAGGAACTCTTCGGGAAAGATGCGGGAAAACATATAAGTGAAATAGACCGTCGTGTACTCCAGGGGAAGGTTGTGGAAGAGGAGCACACGAAACCTGTGCATAATGTTTTGACAACCTTCCACGTCATAAAAGTACCGATGAAGGATACTGACGGTAACATTGTTGGCTTATGTGGCATAGCCAGAGACATCACCGAGCGCAAGCAGGCCGAGCAGGCGCTGAGAAAGGCCCATGAGGAGTTGGAACGTCGTGTGGAGGAGCGTACCGCCGAGCTGGCCGCCAAGAACGAGCAGTTAGAGTTGGAAATCACCGAGCGCAAGCGAGCTGAGGAAGCTCTGCGGGCCTTGTCCGGCCGCCAGGAAGCCATGCTGGCCGCTATTCCTGACATTATTATGGAAGTGGATGCCGACAAGGTCTACACTTGGGCGAATGAAGCGGGTTTTGGTTTTTTTGGCAAGGACGTCATTGGTAAAGATGCCGCTTATTATTTTGAAGGGGAACAAGATACTTACCAGGTTGTTGACCCGCTTTTTAGCGGCGAAGAGAATGTGTTTTATGTCGAAAGCTGGCAGAGACGCCTGGATGGAGTACCGCGATTGCTGGCATGGTGGTGCCGGGCGGTTAAGAATGAAGCGGGGGTAGTGACGGGCGCGATATCGACGGCGCGTGACATCACCGAGTGCAAACGGCAGGAGGAGGCGCTGCGGGCAGCAATCAGGACAGCAGAAAATGAGCGGCTCAAAGCCGAATCAATTATCGAAAGCATAGGGGAGCCGCTGGGCATCATAGATACCGACTTCAGGTTTGTGTATCAGAACAAGGTTCACAGAGATTCTTATGGAGAACATGCAGGCCAGATCTGTTACAAGGCAATTAAGAACAGAGATGAGATCTGCGAAGGTTGCCAGATGGCCAAGTCTTTCAGTGACGGCAATATCCACACAACCGAAAGAATTGTGCCGAGGAGAGACGGTCCATTATACGTCGTGAATACCGCTTCTCCCTTAAGAGATTCGACCGGAAAAATCGTAGCAGGTGTTGAAATCATAACTGATATTACCGATTGGAGGCAGGCCGAGGAGGCGCTGCGAAAGGCGGAAGAAGAAAAAAGGATTATTTTGGAAACCATGTCAGAACTTGTAATTTATGTGGACACGAACATGAATATCTTATGGGTAAATCGGGCCGCAGCTGACTCGGCCGGCTCAACAGCCGATGTACTGGTGGGGAGTTATTGCTATAAAGAGTGGTTTCAGAGAAGCGAACCCTGTCCCCACTGCCCGGCCCAAAAAATCTTGGAAACCGGCCAGCCGCAGGAAGGGGAAACATATAGTCCCGATGGGAGGGTGTGGCATTTTCGAGGTTATCCGGTTAAGGATGACAACGGAGAGATCGTAGCGGTTGTAGAAGTAGTGCAGGAAATTACCGAGCGAAAGCGCATGGAGGAAGAAAAAAAGAAACTTGAAGCCCAACTCCAGCAAGCCCAGAAAATGGAGGCCATCGGTACTCTTGCCGGTGGTATCGCCCACGACTTCAATAACCTCCTCATGGGCATTCAGGGATATACGTCCTTGATGTTGCTGCACATTAACTCCAACCATGCTTATTTTGAAGATCTCAAAAGGATAGAGGCTGCGGTTGGAAAAGGAGCAGATCTTACCAGGCAACTCCTGGGGTTCGCCAGGGGCGGCAAATACGAGGTAAAGGCAACAGACCCAAATATGTTCATTGAGAAGAATCTGGGCATGTTTGGCCGTACCCGGAAAGAGATAAGGATTCATAAGAAATACCAGAAGGACATTTGGCCGGTCGAAGTGGATCAGGGGCAGATTGATCAGGTGTTGTTAAACCTTTGTGTCAATGCCTGGCAGGCCATGCCCGGTGGAGGAGACCTCTATATCGAAACAAGCAATGTTGTGCTTGACAAAGACTATGCCAGTCCGTTTGGTGTGAAAGCCGGCAATTATGTGAAGATATCGCTGACCGACACCGGGGTGGGCATGGATGAGGCCACCCAGAAGAGGATATTTGAGCCCTTTTTTACCACCAGGGAGATGGGCCAGGGAACAGGACTGGGTCTTGCCTCTGCCTACGGGATCATCAAGAATCATGGCGGCATCATCAATGTTTACAGTGAGAAGGGCAAGGGGACTACCTTCAACATCTACCTGTCGGCCTCAGGGAAAAAGGTCGAGACAGAAGATAAGAATCCGGCCGATGAGATGTTAAGGGGCGCAGAGGCTGTCCTGCTCGTTGATGATGAGGATATGATTCTTGGTGTTGGCGAAAAGATTCTCAGGGCAATGGGCTACAAGGTATTGCTGGCCGCATCCGGGAAGGAAGCGGTAGAAGCTTATAAGAAACACAAGGATGAGATTAATCTGGTTATCCTGGACATGATCATGCCGGACATGAGTGGCAGTGAGGTCTATGACATAATTAAGGAGATTAACCCTGCTGTAAGGGTGCTTCTTTCCAGTGGCTACAGCATAACCGGCCAGGCAGCCGGGATATTGGAACGTGGTTGTGATGGTTTTATCCAGAAACCCTTTGATATCAAAGCACTGTCGCATAAGATAAGGGAGGTTTTGGAGAGGCAATAG
- a CDS encoding glycine--tRNA ligase subunit alpha yields the protein MDFQTLIFSLQQFWSDQGCVIQQPIDIEVGAGTFHPATFLRVLGPDPWKVAYVEPSRRPADGRYGENPNRLQHYYQFQVIIKPSPLEIQDIYLKSLEALGLNPKEHDIRFVEDDWESPTLGAWGLGWEVWLDGMEVTQFTYFQQVGGIDLQPVSVEITYGLERLAMYLQAIDNVYDIAWRNGVKYGYIHRRTEYEFSRYNFEEADIRMLLKLFDTYEAEALRLVDKDLVLPAYEYCLKCSHTFNLLEARKAISVTERTHFIARVRNLTRAVAEKYAGQT from the coding sequence ATGGACTTTCAGACCTTGATTTTTTCGTTGCAGCAGTTCTGGTCAGACCAGGGCTGTGTGATCCAGCAGCCTATAGATATTGAGGTTGGGGCGGGGACATTTCATCCCGCCACATTCCTCCGCGTCCTGGGACCGGATCCCTGGAAGGTGGCCTATGTCGAGCCGTCCAGGCGTCCGGCGGACGGCCGCTATGGCGAGAATCCCAACCGCCTCCAGCATTACTATCAGTTTCAGGTGATTATCAAGCCCTCTCCCCTGGAGATTCAGGACATCTATCTGAAGAGTTTAGAGGCCCTGGGGCTGAATCCTAAGGAGCACGACATCCGTTTTGTAGAGGATGACTGGGAATCGCCGACCCTGGGGGCCTGGGGCCTGGGCTGGGAGGTGTGGCTGGACGGCATGGAGGTTACTCAATTTACTTACTTCCAGCAGGTAGGGGGTATAGACCTCCAGCCCGTTTCTGTAGAAATTACCTATGGGCTGGAGAGGCTGGCCATGTATCTCCAGGCCATAGACAATGTCTATGATATCGCCTGGAGGAACGGGGTCAAGTACGGCTATATCCACCGCCGCACTGAATATGAATTTTCCAGATATAATTTTGAGGAAGCCGATATCCGGATGCTCCTGAAACTATTCGACACCTATGAGGCAGAGGCCCTTCGCCTGGTTGATAAGGATTTGGTCTTGCCTGCCTATGAATATTGTTTGAAGTGTTCGCATACCTTCAACCTTCTCGAGGCCCGCAAGGCCATCAGCGTCACAGAGAGGACGCATTTCATCGCCCGTGTGAGGAATCTGACCAGGGCCGTGGCCGAAAAATATGCCGGTCAGACATAA
- the glyS gene encoding glycine--tRNA ligase subunit beta, with product MVHELLLEIGTEELPAGFISDALAQMKEIAARLLSEKNISFGSVNALGTPRRLALVVSDLAARQPDQSREITGPPRRVAFDADGNPTPAAIGFARSQGVDVSALATIQTPKGEYLLIKKDEKGEETAVLLKALLPEICRTISFPKSMRWGSETISFARPIHWILAVYGGAVIPFNFGSIKSGRSTYGHRFTAPDSVEVTDFADYKDKLSRSGVIVDPEERKSIIISGIAQAAAAAGGQVLPDEDLLNTVTNLVEYPAAVCGSFAAEYLSIPRPVLIAAMREHQKYFAVVNAEGELLPYFIAVNNTPVANPAMITRGHERVLRARLQDAGFFFAEDRKESLAARTERLKGVIFHSKLGTSYEKVMRIKELAVFLAEKICPDRLADVERAAYLCKADLLTAMVGEFPTLQGIMGREYALLSGEKKEVAEAILEHYRPAFAGDALPAGQIGCILSVADKMDTIAGCFGIGLTPSGTADPYALRRQALAILHIILGRSFDVSLKELIARSTTLLAGKITGDIDKTGEDVLSFFRTRYQHLLSGQADADVIEAVTSLHFDRLRETQGRIEALQQFKSRPEFQDLSTSCKRAVNISRDNKETDIDPGLFVHPAEGRLYTGYGQINEKVRAQMERRDYPGALQETAGLKKSIDEFFDAVMVMDKDERLRRNRLNLLTLITNLFKNVADFGKLQSAS from the coding sequence ATGGTTCACGAATTGCTCCTGGAAATCGGGACAGAAGAACTCCCGGCCGGTTTTATTTCTGATGCCCTGGCCCAGATGAAAGAGATAGCCGCCCGTCTATTAAGTGAAAAAAACATCTCCTTCGGGAGCGTAAACGCTCTGGGAACTCCGCGGCGCCTGGCCCTGGTTGTATCCGACCTGGCCGCCCGTCAGCCCGACCAGTCCAGGGAGATTACCGGCCCGCCCAGGCGGGTGGCCTTTGACGCTGACGGCAACCCTACCCCGGCCGCCATAGGTTTTGCCCGGTCTCAAGGGGTGGATGTCTCCGCCCTCGCCACGATCCAGACCCCCAAGGGGGAATATCTGCTCATAAAGAAAGACGAAAAGGGTGAGGAGACGGCTGTTCTCCTGAAGGCCCTTTTGCCGGAAATCTGCCGCACCATTTCATTTCCCAAGTCCATGCGCTGGGGTTCGGAGACGATAAGTTTCGCGCGCCCTATCCACTGGATACTGGCTGTCTATGGGGGAGCGGTTATCCCTTTTAATTTTGGTTCGATCAAAAGTGGCAGGTCGACCTATGGCCATCGCTTCACAGCGCCTGACTCTGTAGAGGTCACAGACTTTGCCGACTATAAAGACAAACTCTCCCGGTCCGGCGTAATCGTCGATCCTGAGGAACGCAAGTCGATAATCATAAGCGGAATCGCTCAGGCGGCGGCCGCAGCCGGGGGCCAGGTTTTGCCGGACGAAGACCTTTTAAACACCGTCACTAACCTGGTAGAGTATCCGGCCGCGGTCTGCGGCTCCTTTGCCGCGGAATATCTCTCTATTCCCAGGCCCGTGCTCATAGCCGCCATGCGGGAACACCAGAAATATTTCGCGGTGGTCAATGCCGAAGGGGAACTTCTCCCCTATTTTATTGCGGTCAATAATACCCCTGTCGCCAACCCGGCTATGATTACCAGGGGCCACGAAAGGGTCTTGAGGGCCAGGCTCCAGGACGCCGGCTTCTTCTTCGCGGAAGACCGGAAAGAGTCCCTGGCCGCCCGGACCGAGAGATTAAAAGGGGTTATTTTCCATTCCAAACTCGGCACCTCCTATGAAAAGGTTATGCGCATCAAGGAGCTGGCGGTTTTTCTGGCCGAAAAGATTTGCCCGGACAGGTTGGCTGACGTGGAAAGGGCGGCTTACCTCTGCAAGGCCGACCTGCTCACGGCCATGGTGGGCGAATTCCCCACCCTGCAGGGGATAATGGGCCGTGAATACGCCCTCCTCTCCGGCGAGAAAAAGGAGGTGGCTGAGGCCATCCTCGAACATTACCGGCCCGCTTTTGCCGGTGACGCCCTTCCGGCCGGTCAGATAGGCTGCATCCTCAGCGTCGCAGACAAAATGGACACTATAGCCGGCTGCTTCGGCATCGGGCTGACGCCCTCGGGCACGGCCGATCCCTATGCCCTGCGCCGGCAGGCCCTGGCCATATTGCACATTATCCTGGGCCGTTCGTTCGATGTCTCTCTGAAAGAATTGATAGCCCGCAGCACGACCCTCCTGGCCGGCAAGATTACCGGGGATATAGATAAAACCGGGGAAGATGTCCTCTCCTTCTTCCGAACGCGTTATCAGCATCTTCTAAGCGGCCAGGCGGATGCAGACGTCATAGAGGCCGTCACATCTCTCCACTTTGACCGTCTCCGGGAGACCCAGGGCAGGATAGAGGCCCTGCAGCAATTCAAATCGCGGCCTGAATTCCAGGACCTTTCGACCTCCTGCAAGCGGGCAGTGAATATCTCACGTGATAATAAAGAAACAGACATTGATCCCGGCCTTTTTGTCCATCCGGCGGAAGGCCGCCTCTATACCGGCTATGGTCAAATAAATGAGAAGGTCCGGGCACAGATGGAAAGGCGTGACTACCCGGGCGCATTACAGGAGACCGCTGGGCTGAAAAAGTCCATAGATGAGTTCTTTGATGCGGTCATGGTCATGGATAAGGACGAACGGCTGCGCCGAAACAGGCTGAACCTCCTTACTCTCATCACAAATCTGTTTAAGAACGTCGCTGATTTTGGTAAATTGCAATCCGCGTCGTGA